In Microbacterium terrisoli, the genomic stretch GCTAGAAGGTGAGGAACACCGTCTCGCGCTCGCCCTGCAGACGGATGTCGTGCTGCAGGGACCCGTCGGGCAGGCGCGTCGCGATGAGCGTAGCGCGCTCCTGCGGTGACAGCGTCGCCAGCAGCGGGTCGGCGGCCAGCGCCGCCTCATCATCGGGCAGGTAGATGCGCGTGTGCAGCTTGTCGGGCAGACCTCGGGCGAACACGACCACAGCGAAGAAGGGCGCCTTGCCCGCGGCCGCGCCGGGGTTGCGCGTCCAGAACTCGTAGTGACCCTCATCGTTCGTGAAGGAGCGGCCGAACCCTGTGAACGTGTGGTCGTCGCGGTGGAACGACCCCCGTGCCCGCGGCACGCTGCCGTCGCCGTCGGCGCCGAAGATCTCGACCATCGAGTCCGGTACGGGAGCGTCCGCGCCGTCGTACACGGTGCCGCCGAGCACGACCGCGCCGGGGCTGTGCGGGTGGGCGACCTCGTGCATCTTCGGATACACCGTGCCGTACGCGTAGAACGGGCCGATCGTCTGGCCTGCGGTCTTGGTCAGCACCTTCTCGGGTGACGTGTTCTCGGTCATCAGTGCTCCCCCTCGGGCTCGCTCCAGGTGGCGTCGGGGCCGTCGATCACGATGTCCCAGCGGTACGCCATCGAGAACTCCGGGACGGTCAGGTCGTGGTCGTACGTGCTGATCAGTCGCTCGCGGTCGGACTGCCGACGGATCGAGTTGTAGATCGGGTCCAGCGCGAACAGCGGG encodes the following:
- the pcaG gene encoding protocatechuate 3,4-dioxygenase subunit alpha, yielding MTENTSPEKVLTKTAGQTIGPFYAYGTVYPKMHEVAHPHSPGAVVLGGTVYDGADAPVPDSMVEIFGADGDGSVPRARGSFHRDDHTFTGFGRSFTNDEGHYEFWTRNPGAAAGKAPFFAVVVFARGLPDKLHTRIYLPDDEAALAADPLLATLSPQERATLIATRLPDGSLQHDIRLQGERETVFLTF